A genome region from Chloroherpetonaceae bacterium includes the following:
- a CDS encoding cryptochrome/photolyase family protein gives MQTSRSTHTFFRRAAWILGDQLSLQNAALLALDKHQDVVVMIESLEHATAMNHHKAKLLLCFSAMRHFRDELRALGYTVFYYELPCRYNFLSGLQALVSEHGICELLVMEPHEIATVRFAETLPALLGIPVRLMPNTMFLTSRTEFIAEYQGESHLVMENYYRKMRRKLRVLMENGKPIGGQWNFDKANRHTARDFYAARLCVPPLWQPSFDTIDREVQDMVETFFPNHIGSLSHFALPTTRKDAERFLDDFITHRLRYFGEFEDTMIQSEPVLFHSVLSPLLNIGLLSPMQCVEKAVTAFEAGFAPLNSVEGFVRQIIGWREFIYGCYWLKMSKTDYHEENYFHHTRPLPQFYWTGDTPLNCLSQVIKKVLKYGYTHHIERLMILGNFALLAGVCPKQLNQWFWELYVDAYDWVVTPNVMGMSQFADGGFVATKPYCSSGAYIEKMSDYCKSCIYRVKDKVGPNACPFNYLYWDFLMRHEAKLRPNPRIGMIYGTLDRKSAAEKAAIRESAEAFLASLPGNSYYT, from the coding sequence ATGCAAACTTCACGCTCAACCCATACTTTTTTTCGCCGTGCAGCGTGGATTTTAGGTGACCAGCTTTCGCTGCAAAACGCTGCTTTGCTCGCTCTCGATAAGCACCAAGATGTGGTAGTAATGATTGAATCACTCGAGCATGCCACCGCCATGAATCATCACAAAGCTAAACTTCTGCTTTGCTTTTCAGCGATGCGGCACTTCCGTGATGAACTGCGTGCGCTGGGCTATACTGTTTTTTACTATGAACTACCTTGCCGCTACAATTTTCTATCGGGCTTGCAAGCACTGGTCTCGGAGCACGGTATTTGCGAACTGCTGGTCATGGAACCACACGAAATTGCGACCGTGCGCTTTGCGGAAACATTGCCTGCATTGCTTGGCATACCAGTTCGCCTCATGCCGAACACGATGTTTCTTACCTCACGCACCGAGTTCATTGCGGAGTATCAAGGTGAGTCGCACCTTGTGATGGAAAATTACTACCGCAAGATGCGCCGAAAGCTACGTGTGTTAATGGAGAATGGTAAGCCAATTGGTGGGCAGTGGAACTTCGACAAAGCCAATCGTCACACAGCAAGAGATTTCTACGCTGCTCGCCTTTGCGTGCCTCCACTTTGGCAACCTTCCTTTGACACAATTGACCGAGAAGTCCAAGACATGGTAGAGACTTTTTTCCCAAACCACATTGGCTCTCTATCGCATTTTGCTTTACCCACTACACGCAAAGATGCTGAGCGATTTCTTGATGACTTCATTACGCACCGCCTAAGGTATTTCGGCGAGTTTGAAGACACAATGATTCAATCTGAACCCGTGCTCTTTCACTCTGTTCTTTCGCCTCTTCTCAACATCGGTTTGCTCAGCCCGATGCAGTGCGTCGAAAAAGCAGTAACCGCATTTGAAGCTGGTTTTGCACCCCTCAACTCGGTTGAAGGCTTTGTGCGTCAAATTATCGGTTGGCGTGAGTTCATCTATGGCTGCTACTGGCTTAAAATGTCCAAGACCGATTACCACGAAGAAAACTACTTTCACCATACTCGCCCCCTGCCCCAGTTTTATTGGACTGGCGACACTCCGCTCAATTGTCTTTCTCAGGTCATCAAGAAGGTGCTAAAGTATGGCTACACACACCACATTGAGCGTTTGATGATACTCGGTAATTTTGCCCTGCTGGCAGGCGTTTGCCCAAAGCAACTCAATCAATGGTTCTGGGAGCTTTATGTCGATGCATATGACTGGGTGGTTACGCCAAATGTGATGGGAATGTCGCAATTTGCAGACGGCGGCTTTGTGGCCACCAAGCCTTATTGCTCCAGTGGCGCTTACATTGAAAAGATGAGTGATTACTGCAAATCATGCATTTACCGTGTAAAGGACAAAGTTGGTCCAAACGCTTGTCCGTTCAACTACCTTTATTGGGACTTTTTGATGAGGCACGAAGCCAAACTGCGTCCAAACCCACGCATTGGTATGATTTACGGCACACTAGATAGAAAATCTGCGGCGGAAAAAGCCGCAATTCGTGAGTCTGCCGAAGCTTTTCTGGCTTCACTGCCCGGCAACTCTTACTACACGTAG
- a CDS encoding ATP-binding protein — protein MQLDTLRKSDTQSEERYRLMLEHSPVMIYEFLVTREMEFYFCYVNPACETLLAMPAAELLAHPERLFELMLRSSQMRFFSAVKEAVSKRTNFVFEDWLFFPNGAQKFVQWTAKPRQLADGGTLFSGAAIDSTERKKLEESLAANRQQLHNIVSNVVGMVYLGQNDKSRAMEFVNEGCMKLTGYSAEEFMSNKVSLGEEVIHPDDRDRVWYEIQQAVELREPFQVEYRLVTKLGETKWALEYGRALFDENDLPMVLVGFITDISERKRLEAELAAKLKEIQETQAHLIQSEKMSSLGQMVAGIAHELNTPIGYVSNNVEIAQRRFKELARLYASALQALEALNRGEIEQAVKEFQAISDSNLSTPEALQEIVVRTERLFSGMTTGLEQMAALVKGMRNFARLDEAEMKKADLNEGIKSCLLIIGHQFKEQNIRLTTEYGNIPMVDCYPAQLNQVFLNLIQNAVHAVEQSPKPHIHISTSFQDGYVVVKVQDNGTGIPRAIQAKIFDPFFTTKPVGKGTGLGLSICYSIVKKHNGELYFETEEGKGTSFFVKIPAVDFLPPTKF, from the coding sequence ATGCAACTCGATACGCTGAGAAAATCCGACACGCAAAGCGAGGAACGATACCGTTTGATGTTGGAGCACTCGCCTGTGATGATCTATGAGTTTCTCGTAACGCGCGAGATGGAGTTCTACTTTTGCTACGTCAATCCAGCTTGCGAAACCTTGCTGGCTATGCCTGCGGCAGAGTTGCTGGCTCATCCAGAGCGGCTCTTTGAGCTAATGTTGCGCTCAAGTCAGATGAGATTCTTCAGCGCCGTCAAAGAAGCCGTCAGCAAGCGCACAAACTTTGTGTTTGAAGATTGGCTTTTCTTCCCAAATGGCGCGCAAAAGTTTGTCCAGTGGACTGCAAAGCCACGTCAGCTTGCCGATGGCGGCACGCTCTTTAGCGGCGCAGCGATTGACTCGACAGAAAGAAAAAAACTGGAAGAATCGCTGGCTGCAAACCGCCAGCAGCTACATAATATCGTAAGCAACGTGGTCGGAATGGTCTATTTGGGTCAGAACGACAAGTCTAGAGCAATGGAGTTTGTCAATGAAGGCTGTATGAAGCTGACGGGCTACTCGGCCGAAGAGTTTATGAGCAACAAGGTCAGTTTAGGCGAAGAAGTGATTCACCCTGACGATCGAGACCGGGTTTGGTATGAAATTCAGCAGGCTGTCGAGTTGCGAGAGCCGTTCCAAGTCGAGTATCGCTTGGTTACAAAGCTGGGCGAAACCAAATGGGCGCTGGAGTATGGACGAGCGCTCTTTGACGAGAATGACTTACCAATGGTGCTAGTCGGATTCATCACCGATATCTCAGAACGAAAACGCTTGGAGGCAGAGCTGGCGGCAAAACTCAAAGAGATTCAAGAAACACAAGCGCATCTGATTCAGTCCGAAAAAATGAGCTCGCTTGGGCAAATGGTAGCAGGAATTGCGCACGAGCTAAACACACCAATCGGCTATGTAAGTAACAATGTCGAAATTGCCCAGCGTCGCTTCAAAGAATTAGCAAGGCTCTATGCCAGCGCCTTGCAAGCGCTCGAGGCACTCAACCGTGGAGAAATTGAGCAAGCCGTAAAGGAATTTCAAGCGATTAGCGATTCCAACCTTTCAACGCCAGAAGCCTTGCAGGAAATTGTAGTGCGCACAGAACGGCTTTTTAGTGGAATGACCACAGGCTTAGAGCAGATGGCTGCATTGGTGAAAGGAATGCGAAACTTCGCACGACTCGATGAAGCAGAAATGAAAAAAGCCGACCTCAACGAAGGCATAAAGAGTTGCTTGCTAATTATCGGACATCAATTCAAAGAACAAAACATTCGGCTCACTACTGAGTATGGCAACATTCCAATGGTCGACTGTTACCCAGCGCAGCTTAATCAAGTGTTCCTGAACCTTATTCAGAACGCAGTGCATGCCGTAGAACAAAGTCCAAAGCCACATATTCACATTTCAACTTCATTTCAAGATGGTTATGTAGTCGTAAAAGTGCAAGACAATGGCACAGGCATTCCAAGAGCCATTCAAGCAAAAATTTTTGACCCCTTCTTCACCACAAAGCCAGTTGGCAAAGGAACAGGGCTTGGACTGTCCATCTGCTACAGCATTGTAAAGAAGCATAATGGCGAGCTGTATTTTGAGACTGAAGAAGGGAAAGGCACAAGTTTTTTTGTCAAGATTCCAGCCGTAGACTTTCTCCCACCCACGAAGTTCTAA
- a CDS encoding Gfo/Idh/MocA family oxidoreductase: MQKPLRLGIVGVGKLGEVHAKLLSELSSERKDVVFVGVYDKNPARSAEIARRFGTRAFASLAECAQSVDAAIVATTTSAHFEVASALMRCGVHLLIEKPMTATLEEADQLLRLEKETGVKIQVGHVERFNPAFVAVSQYIGEPVFITAERLSSFSRRATDVSVVLDLMIHDIDLILSLVPSDIMHISATGVEVFSNELDIANARLEFENGATATVTASRISRTRVRKMRFFCRNPQSYATLDLMTGKSEIFRLLDAPPLRTPSLKEFATQKVLSLFGDLEGVLNGRVIDFISPDVPKINALKAEQQSFIDAVLYDRPICVRSSEARRALDIATRITTRIEDHLRRLRAHSSTP; this comes from the coding sequence ATGCAAAAACCTCTTCGTTTGGGTATTGTAGGCGTTGGCAAACTGGGTGAAGTGCACGCCAAATTGCTCTCTGAGCTTTCTTCGGAGCGCAAAGACGTGGTGTTTGTCGGCGTCTATGACAAGAATCCTGCCCGCTCCGCTGAGATTGCAAGACGATTTGGCACCCGCGCCTTCGCCTCTCTGGCCGAATGTGCCCAGAGCGTTGATGCCGCAATTGTTGCTACCACGACCTCTGCCCACTTTGAAGTTGCTTCGGCGCTTATGCGCTGCGGCGTGCATCTCTTGATTGAAAAGCCAATGACCGCCACGCTCGAAGAAGCTGATCAACTTCTTAGGCTTGAGAAAGAGACTGGCGTAAAGATTCAAGTTGGGCATGTGGAACGGTTCAACCCTGCTTTTGTGGCTGTGTCGCAATACATCGGCGAGCCCGTCTTCATTACGGCGGAGCGGCTCTCCAGCTTTTCCCGACGCGCCACAGATGTCTCTGTAGTCTTGGACTTGATGATTCATGACATTGACCTTATTCTCTCTCTGGTGCCTTCTGACATTATGCATATTTCAGCTACTGGCGTGGAAGTCTTTTCAAATGAGCTGGATATTGCAAACGCACGCTTGGAGTTTGAAAACGGTGCGACAGCCACCGTTACCGCCAGTCGCATTAGCCGCACACGTGTGCGCAAGATGCGCTTCTTTTGTCGCAATCCGCAGAGCTATGCTACGCTTGATTTGATGACGGGTAAGTCAGAAATTTTCCGCTTGCTGGATGCCCCACCTTTGCGAACCCCCTCGCTCAAAGAATTTGCGACGCAAAAGGTGCTTTCGCTTTTTGGCGACCTTGAAGGTGTGCTAAATGGCCGTGTGATTGATTTCATCAGCCCTGATGTGCCCAAAATCAATGCTCTCAAAGCCGAGCAGCAAAGTTTTATTGATGCAGTGCTCTACGACCGACCAATTTGCGTGCGTTCATCTGAAGCACGTCGTGCATTGGATATTGCTACTCGCATTACCACACGAATTGAAGATCACCTTCGCCGCCTACGTGCACATTCCTCTACGCCTTAG
- a CDS encoding response regulator, protein MKPQILFVDDEPQVLEALAQLFDMRYEVHTALGGEAAIAALERLPNLAVIVSDQRMPGIKGTEVLAAAAERVPNATRILLTGFADADAVVDSVNLGSVFRYIRKPWKAKELEDVIEMAVAAHRNAVAQQQALLEQKGQQEKTEPAETKKTERLTQDLRASLAALSKLSQKAVPPATKSDIALDTQDFGIHLTEESLSRLEQQQKDEAAFFDRLSEAAQRSGYENAFRGKSGKPKILVVDDEAAVHTALTELLADDYDVISATSANEAIDLLKRDAFVALLITDQRMPGKTGADLLIESRKYAPLVPKILITAYTDVEDIIRLINEGQIYRYIQKPWNAERLKALISEAVEMYMLQISLSMKEKSSAPVEPQSELKAQKKSAVPSLEALQALQNLRSKQAK, encoded by the coding sequence GAACCACAAGTGCTGGAAGCACTGGCGCAACTATTCGACATGCGCTATGAAGTGCACACCGCCTTAGGAGGTGAGGCTGCAATTGCGGCACTAGAGCGCTTGCCCAATTTAGCCGTCATTGTCAGCGATCAACGAATGCCGGGCATAAAAGGCACAGAGGTGCTGGCAGCGGCAGCAGAGCGCGTGCCAAATGCCACACGCATTTTGCTGACAGGCTTTGCTGATGCCGATGCTGTAGTCGACTCAGTGAATCTGGGGTCCGTGTTTCGCTACATTAGAAAACCTTGGAAGGCAAAAGAGCTGGAAGATGTAATTGAGATGGCAGTAGCAGCACACCGAAACGCTGTGGCACAGCAACAGGCACTGCTCGAGCAGAAAGGACAGCAGGAAAAAACTGAGCCAGCAGAAACGAAGAAAACAGAACGACTGACTCAAGATCTTCGAGCATCGCTGGCAGCGCTAAGCAAGCTTTCGCAAAAAGCCGTGCCGCCTGCTACCAAATCTGATATCGCACTGGACACACAGGATTTCGGCATTCACCTAACCGAAGAATCACTCTCTCGCTTAGAGCAGCAGCAAAAGGATGAGGCGGCGTTTTTTGATCGCCTCAGTGAAGCAGCACAGCGTAGCGGCTACGAAAATGCCTTTCGTGGCAAAAGCGGCAAGCCCAAGATACTTGTGGTAGATGACGAAGCGGCAGTGCATACTGCGCTAACAGAGTTGCTTGCAGATGACTACGATGTCATAAGTGCCACAAGTGCAAATGAGGCAATTGACCTTCTGAAACGAGATGCCTTTGTAGCGCTGCTTATCACCGACCAGAGAATGCCGGGCAAAACAGGGGCAGACCTGCTGATTGAGTCACGCAAGTATGCGCCACTAGTGCCAAAAATCTTGATTACAGCCTACACCGATGTGGAGGACATCATTCGCCTAATTAACGAGGGACAAATTTACCGCTACATTCAAAAGCCTTGGAATGCAGAGCGACTGAAGGCACTAATCAGCGAAGCTGTAGAAATGTATATGCTGCAAATTTCGCTTTCAATGAAAGAAAAGAGTAGTGCACCAGTTGAGCCACAAAGTGAGCTCAAAGCGCAGAAAAAAAGTGCAGTCCCATCGCTGGAAGCATTGCAGGCACTTCAAAATTTGCGCAGCAAGCAAGCGAAGTGA
- a CDS encoding TonB-dependent receptor, producing MKSSSVVPHAFPTLCYLLLHILLCAPTLLASESPLPRERSECGKWLGTTGKIAGRVVDAETNEPLIGATVVVEGTKLGGKTNIDGDYVILNVPPGTYTLRCSYVGYQTATLRNVKVSVDMTTRADFKLRIESVQAQEVVITAERPLVVKDMTATRAAVGNEEILALPIQNPAQVLEIQAGVVGGTFRGGRRGEAAYIVDGFMVNDVYDGNQGRGINNLGVESQAIQELELLTGGYNAEYGQAMSAIINIVTKEGGTNYEGNLQTFFGGYLTPRTDLFQNVNNIRTVGSRDIQGSFSGPIPIADAQKDLLTFFVNARYFEDEGRFYGQRIFNPGDILPASIFTGNRIGGYIGTARSVQERDRLVADYQRQNPDARDFFFYPVDPSDPPRNDAEIATKGIRVYRVLSQATDNFRQFATGNGEFVPMNPYRKFAGLGKLTFRPGLSKISAQFQFSDERFREFDFDWQFIPDGVSNNFRRSYTGIVNLTQPISAATYFTLGASLLHVSVKNYLYEDPLDKRYLNWGINGLTPAGAYRPGQADFGQEFLVTGAQTGYFDRSTTTINIKGDIASQVNTENLVKAGFDIKFHRLLLESASLFLDESSLQTGVIRLRRAELGEAGYEFYDRRPIEFAAYIQDKFEINRFIVNFGLRLDVFYPDGIVPKDPSDPSPYDPLRPENLPRDANGNVVPNIRENLPIYVRNGQELLSRNYERASLKWQLSPRLGVAFTIAETSVLRFFFGQVFQIPNFEFLYRNPFFRRDPAASVSGPFGNADLKPQRTIKGELGLQQQFGEDISVDVALYFNDIRDLNGSAFIREYFDRGAYTQFVNTDYALTRGLTIRIDKRFSQLFNFGVDYTFQVAQGNASDPAAAAFALAANAPLPTTLVPLDWNQTHTLNLTGNFDIDGWMLSAIARFGSGFPYTPDLNAPFPILVRGSRGEIVTNSLTRPATFTLDVRAQKTFTLDKSKLSLYVQVYNLLDFSNQSGNYPFALLTPDLIFQNTRVRSSVNTPEEYQRRPQLFAPPRQVLVGVSFAL from the coding sequence ATGAAGTCAAGCAGTGTAGTCCCACACGCCTTCCCTACCTTGTGTTACCTTTTGCTGCATATTTTGCTTTGTGCACCGACGCTGCTTGCGAGCGAAAGTCCACTGCCACGAGAGCGGTCAGAGTGCGGCAAGTGGCTCGGCACAACAGGGAAGATTGCTGGCAGAGTGGTCGATGCAGAGACCAATGAGCCACTAATTGGAGCCACTGTAGTGGTAGAAGGCACAAAACTGGGTGGCAAAACCAACATTGACGGTGACTATGTCATTCTCAATGTGCCGCCCGGCACCTACACGCTACGTTGTTCATATGTGGGCTACCAAACTGCAACGCTGCGCAACGTCAAGGTTAGTGTGGATATGACGACCCGAGCAGACTTCAAGCTGCGCATTGAGAGCGTGCAGGCACAAGAGGTAGTCATCACGGCTGAACGCCCACTGGTGGTCAAAGATATGACCGCAACTCGTGCCGCCGTCGGAAATGAGGAAATTCTTGCGCTTCCGATTCAGAACCCTGCGCAGGTGCTGGAGATTCAAGCTGGTGTAGTGGGGGGGACCTTCCGCGGCGGACGGCGCGGGGAAGCAGCCTACATTGTCGACGGCTTTATGGTCAATGACGTCTATGACGGTAATCAGGGGCGTGGTATCAACAATTTAGGCGTCGAGTCACAGGCGATTCAAGAGCTGGAACTGCTCACAGGCGGATACAATGCCGAGTACGGTCAAGCAATGTCCGCCATCATCAACATCGTAACCAAAGAAGGGGGCACGAACTACGAAGGCAACCTACAAACCTTCTTCGGTGGGTACCTTACGCCGCGCACCGATTTGTTCCAAAATGTCAATAACATTCGCACAGTAGGCTCTCGCGATATTCAAGGCAGTTTCAGCGGGCCGATTCCGATTGCAGATGCACAGAAAGACTTGCTCACATTCTTTGTCAATGCACGATACTTCGAAGACGAGGGACGCTTCTATGGGCAGCGCATCTTTAACCCGGGTGATATTTTGCCTGCAAGCATTTTCACGGGCAATCGAATCGGTGGTTACATTGGTACGGCACGAAGCGTGCAGGAACGAGACCGACTGGTTGCCGATTACCAACGCCAAAATCCTGACGCACGAGACTTTTTCTTCTATCCTGTTGACCCCAGTGATCCGCCACGAAACGATGCGGAAATTGCGACCAAAGGCATTAGGGTCTATCGCGTGCTAAGTCAAGCGACAGACAATTTCCGACAGTTCGCAACGGGCAACGGAGAGTTTGTGCCAATGAACCCCTATCGAAAGTTTGCTGGGCTGGGCAAGCTTACCTTCCGACCCGGACTATCCAAAATCAGTGCGCAGTTTCAATTCTCTGATGAGCGCTTCCGAGAGTTTGACTTTGACTGGCAGTTCATTCCAGACGGGGTCAGCAATAATTTTCGCCGCTCTTACACCGGGATTGTGAATCTTACGCAGCCCATTTCCGCTGCAACCTACTTCACACTGGGCGCATCGCTGCTCCATGTGAGCGTGAAGAACTACCTCTACGAAGACCCACTGGATAAACGCTATCTCAATTGGGGCATCAATGGGCTGACACCTGCTGGAGCGTATCGTCCTGGACAAGCGGATTTCGGGCAGGAATTTCTCGTAACGGGTGCACAAACAGGGTATTTCGACCGCTCTACAACCACGATTAACATCAAGGGCGATATTGCCTCGCAGGTCAACACGGAAAATCTGGTCAAAGCAGGCTTCGATATCAAGTTTCATCGCTTGCTCTTGGAAAGTGCCAGTCTATTTCTTGATGAAAGCTCTTTGCAAACAGGGGTGATTCGGCTGCGGCGCGCTGAACTGGGGGAAGCAGGCTACGAGTTTTATGACCGCCGACCGATTGAGTTTGCTGCTTACATTCAAGATAAGTTTGAAATCAACCGCTTCATTGTCAACTTTGGGCTGCGCTTAGATGTGTTCTACCCCGATGGCATCGTGCCCAAAGATCCGTCGGACCCAAGTCCATATGACCCGCTCCGTCCTGAAAACTTACCCCGTGATGCAAATGGCAATGTAGTGCCGAACATCCGAGAAAATCTGCCGATTTATGTGCGCAACGGTCAGGAATTGCTCAGTCGCAACTATGAGCGCGCAAGTCTTAAGTGGCAGCTTAGCCCACGCTTGGGGGTAGCCTTTACGATTGCCGAGACCAGCGTGCTGCGCTTTTTCTTCGGGCAAGTCTTTCAAATCCCAAACTTCGAGTTTCTTTATCGCAATCCCTTCTTTCGACGAGACCCTGCTGCCAGTGTCAGCGGTCCATTTGGCAATGCTGACCTGAAACCGCAACGCACTATCAAGGGCGAACTGGGCTTACAGCAACAGTTTGGAGAAGACATCTCCGTCGATGTGGCACTGTATTTTAACGACATTCGCGACCTTAACGGCAGCGCATTCATTAGAGAGTATTTTGACAGAGGCGCCTACACACAATTTGTAAACACCGATTATGCCTTGACGCGAGGTCTAACGATTCGCATCGATAAGCGCTTCTCTCAGCTCTTCAACTTCGGCGTGGATTACACCTTCCAAGTGGCTCAAGGTAATGCATCCGATCCAGCCGCTGCAGCCTTTGCACTGGCTGCAAATGCGCCATTGCCAACGACACTGGTGCCGCTGGACTGGAATCAAACGCACACTTTAAACTTGACAGGCAATTTTGATATTGACGGCTGGATGCTAAGTGCAATTGCACGCTTTGGCAGCGGATTCCCCTACACGCCTGACCTCAATGCGCCGTTCCCAATTCTTGTGCGTGGCAGCCGAGGTGAAATTGTAACCAACTCGCTGACACGGCCGGCAACTTTCACGTTAGATGTGCGCGCACAAAAAACCTTCACACTCGACAAGAGTAAGCTGAGCCTCTATGTGCAGGTCTACAACCTTCTGGATTTTAGCAACCAGTCAGGAAACTATCCTTTTGCGTTGCTGACGCCAGACCTCATTTTCCAAAATACGCGTGTGCGCTCAAGCGTCAATACACCAGAAGAATATCAGCGGCGACCACAACTCTTTGCACCACCGCGTCAGGTGCTGGTGGGTGTAAGTTTTGCTCTGTAA